A DNA window from Alligator mississippiensis isolate rAllMis1 chromosome 11, rAllMis1, whole genome shotgun sequence contains the following coding sequences:
- the LOC132244101 gene encoding zinc finger protein RFP-like, whose amino-acid sequence MAAASAVQSLWDEATCSICLELFRDPVMIVGCGHNFCRACIAQCWEGAETDVTCPQCRQTFAQRLLGPNRQLGNLVEVVKGLSVGSAEGAGGKMVCEQHGEALKLFCETDQVLMCLICRESRAHRAHPAAPIQEAAQQCKEQIQTQLQLLRGERERLEALRGSESQKHQEYQQKAAAERQKIVAVFERLRRFLEEQERLVLAELGEVESGIEKSQGDTVTQLSEEISHLTNLIRELEGKCQWAASDLLQDMRSTLSRCRKEPFQLPEGICPELETRLSILSGQTLALQEILRKFQETLPSTLEKGKRVPEGSYTKATVTLDPDTANPYLVLSVDQRSVRRADTRQPVPDKPERFDVTQCVLGREGFTSGRHCWEVEVGQGTWVVGVARESVRRKEWIRFRPEEGIWAVERCGDQVWALTAPARTPLSLHRAPRRMRVCLDCAGGQVSFLDADTEAPIFTFPPASFAGDRIRPWFSLWAPGPGSELRLCH is encoded by the exons ATGGCCGCGGCGAGCGCTGTACAAAGCCTCTGGGACGAGGCGACCTGCTCCATCTGCCTGGAGTTGTTCAGGGACCCGGTGATGATCGTGGGCTGCGGGCACAACTTCTGCCGAGCCTGCATcgcccagtgctgggagggggccgaGACGGAtgtcacctgcccccagtgcagacaGACCTTTGCCCAGAGGCTCCTGGGCCCAAACAGGCAGCTGGGCAATTTAGTCGAAGTGGTCAAGGGCCTGAGCGTGGGGTCAGCGGAGGGAGCCGGGGGCAAGATGGTGTGCGAGCAGCACGGGGAGGCTCTGAAGCTCTTCTGCGAGACAGACCAGGTCCTGATGTGCTTGATCTGCCGGGAGTCCCGGGCGCACCGAGCTCACCCTGCGGCTCCCATCCAGGAGGCTGCGCAGCAGTGCAAG GAACAAATTCAGACTCAGCTACAGCTGctaaggggggagagggagaggcttGAAGCACTGCGAGGGAGTGAAAGCCAGAAACACCAGGAATAccag CAAAAGGCAGCAGCCGAGAGGCAGAAGATTGTGGCTGTGTTTGAGCGACTGCGCCGGTTTCTGGAGGAACAAGAGCGACTCGTGCTGGCCGAGCTGGGAGAGGTGGAGAGCGGGATTGAGAAGAGTCAGGGGGACACTGTCACCCAACTCTCCGAGGAGATTTCCCATCTCACCAacctgatcagggagctggaggggaagTGCCAGTGGGCCGCCAGTGACCTCCTGCAG GACATGAGGAGCACGCTGAGCAG GTGCAGGAAGGAGCCGTTCCAGCTGCCAGAGGGGATTTGCCCAGAGCTGGAAACAAGACTCAGCATCTTGTCTGGACAAACGCTAGCTCTACAGGAGATTTTGAGGAAGTTTCAAG agaCTCTGCCGTCCACCTTGGAGAAGGGCAAAAGGGTACCAGAGGGATCATACACAAAGG CGACGGTGACTCTGGATCCAGACACGGCAAATCCCTACCTCGTCCTGTCTGTGGATCAGAGAAGTGTGAGACGAGCAGACACACGGCAGCCTGTGCCTGACAAGCCTGAGAGATTTGATGTGACACAGTGTGTGCTGGGCCGGGAGGGATTCACCTCCGGGAGAcactgctgggaggtggaggtggggcaggggacctGGGTTGTGGGggttgccagagagtctgtgaggAGGAAGGAATGGATCAGATTTAGACCCGAGGAGGGGATCTGGGCGGTGGAGCGCTGTGGGGATCAGGTCTGGGCTCTCACGGCCCCTGCTCGCACCCCCCTGTCCCTGCACCGGGCGCCCAGGAGGATGCGGGTCTGTCTGGACTGTGCGGGGGGGCAGGTGTCGTTTCTCGATGCTGACACCGAGGCCCCGATCTTCACCTTCCCGCCGGCCTCCTTCGCTGGGGACAGAATCCGGCCCTGGTTCTCGCTCTGGGCGCCGGGGCCTGGGTCCGAGCTGAGACTGTGCCATTGA